In a genomic window of Mageeibacillus indolicus UPII9-5:
- a CDS encoding DUF5050 domain-containing protein, whose product MKSVQKTFIILTACLVVLILAIIGCRLFYFHSQAKNDDRLFSEGIAALKSGDSYTAFARFTALKDQQPDDPEVNYGLFLSSIDLNYLEEAAKAFAKILPEQRRKQSETTYVNMITMAHRLAFSDLAERWLAEATKIFGETDAIKKIKQGHYPYLQVKRPLPSDKSRDFAPSQSDSFSDASAVDLDSTSLAAAYKDGDYAGIAKALSSNVGTGDLTETQAILLAKSYIMLNQAEAYTNLVERLTASGKFNAKNRPNYYGTTIGNMQNGGEAIRIDGEIYAAAYSTYFLQKWPASMLEKSRAELAATLPKPKVIADIPVACLNWRDGWLYYVDRRAGNICRRHLADGRTETIIAVKADYMILAGTKLFYRDTGDGRKLKKIDLTTLLRDEHATIASVGKNLRPEVCLDMPIRSYTMDGEHIFAIRAETYQVMSYKLQTGEVQQLPLDETEEIVSNGVNLFYVNIADGNRLWTSDADGGRSRRLLQAENISNLHLKDRKTLLFSNWQLQEINLSDGKIDILNDFSTSGITSLGDRFLVANETLDRFKYLVFPDTGAYLKIEP is encoded by the coding sequence ATGAAAAGTGTGCAAAAAACATTTATAATTTTGACTGCTTGCCTAGTTGTCCTGATATTGGCTATAATCGGTTGCCGCCTTTTTTATTTCCACTCGCAGGCGAAAAATGATGACCGCTTGTTCAGCGAAGGTATTGCAGCACTGAAATCGGGGGACAGCTATACTGCTTTTGCAAGATTTACCGCGCTAAAAGATCAGCAGCCCGATGATCCGGAAGTCAATTATGGCCTATTTCTGAGCAGTATAGATTTAAATTATTTAGAAGAAGCAGCTAAGGCTTTTGCCAAAATTCTGCCGGAACAACGACGCAAGCAGAGTGAAACTACCTATGTTAACATGATTACCATGGCGCATCGCCTCGCTTTTTCTGATCTTGCCGAACGTTGGCTGGCAGAGGCAACAAAAATATTCGGCGAAACTGATGCGATTAAGAAGATCAAGCAAGGCCACTATCCTTATCTGCAAGTTAAGCGGCCGTTGCCGAGTGACAAAAGTCGCGATTTTGCTCCTTCCCAATCTGACTCTTTTTCGGACGCCTCAGCGGTTGATCTTGATTCCACCTCTCTTGCCGCTGCGTACAAAGACGGTGACTACGCTGGAATTGCCAAAGCCTTATCATCCAATGTCGGAACGGGAGATTTGACGGAAACACAGGCGATACTTTTGGCCAAGTCCTATATAATGCTTAATCAAGCGGAGGCATACACAAATTTAGTCGAAAGATTAACCGCTTCAGGCAAATTTAATGCGAAGAACCGGCCGAATTATTATGGCACGACTATCGGCAATATGCAGAACGGTGGGGAGGCGATCCGCATTGACGGGGAAATCTATGCCGCGGCTTATTCAACGTATTTTTTACAAAAATGGCCGGCGAGTATGTTGGAAAAAAGTAGGGCAGAGTTGGCTGCGACTTTGCCTAAGCCGAAAGTTATCGCTGATATTCCGGTCGCCTGCCTCAATTGGCGTGACGGATGGCTATATTACGTTGACCGCCGAGCTGGAAATATTTGTCGCCGCCACTTGGCTGACGGACGCACTGAAACGATCATCGCCGTTAAGGCTGACTACATGATTTTGGCCGGTACCAAGCTTTTTTACCGCGACACCGGCGACGGGCGTAAGTTGAAAAAAATTGATTTGACGACACTTTTACGTGATGAGCACGCGACAATTGCCTCTGTTGGAAAAAACCTACGCCCGGAAGTTTGTCTTGATATGCCGATCCGTTCCTACACGATGGATGGCGAACATATTTTTGCTATTCGGGCGGAAACTTATCAAGTCATGTCTTATAAACTGCAAACTGGCGAAGTGCAGCAATTACCTTTGGATGAAACGGAAGAAATTGTTTCTAACGGGGTTAATTTATTCTATGTAAATATCGCTGATGGCAACCGACTTTGGACATCCGATGCGGACGGAGGCCGGAGCAGACGCTTGTTACAAGCCGAAAACATCAGCAATTTACACTTGAAAGACCGAAAAACGTTGCTGTTCAGCAATTGGCAATTGCAGGAAATTAATTTGTCTGATGGGAAGATAGACATTCTTAACGATTTTTCCACTAGTGGCATCACTAGCTTGGGCGATCGATTCCTCGTCGCCAACGAAACTCTTGACCGCTTTAAATATTTGGTATTCCCAGACACCGGGGCATATCTGAAAATTGAGCCGTAA
- a CDS encoding metal-dependent transcriptional regulator, whose translation MAELPVLTMSNEDYLEAILQLSAHSPSVRSVDVADMLGVSKASVSKAMGVLREAGMIEQPHYGLITLTDEGKAVAGEVLHRHKMLKYFLVHMLGVADNVAEEDACRMEHVISMETRNKWFAYIRQFHEAEVKGSIDNGLPAQESIK comes from the coding sequence ATGGCTGAATTACCTGTTTTGACTATGTCAAATGAAGACTATCTGGAAGCAATATTACAATTATCCGCCCACTCGCCCAGTGTAAGATCGGTTGATGTCGCCGACATGCTTGGAGTGTCCAAAGCCAGTGTAAGTAAAGCCATGGGAGTTTTACGTGAGGCCGGGATGATCGAACAACCACACTATGGTTTGATTACGCTCACTGACGAAGGCAAAGCGGTTGCCGGAGAAGTTTTGCATCGGCACAAGATGCTCAAATATTTTCTGGTACATATGCTTGGCGTTGCAGATAACGTCGCCGAAGAGGACGCTTGCCGTATGGAGCATGTAATAAGCATGGAAACGCGCAACAAGTGGTTCGCCTACATCCGCCAATTTCATGAAGCGGAAGTTAAGGGCAGCATCGACAACGGGCTGCCAGCGCAGGAATCCATCAAGTAA
- a CDS encoding ABC transporter permease produces the protein MRFSDILKQCFFNMWRRKVRTILAVLGVFIGVFSILATVSIGLAITYTLDNSIENIDGIRVIKVFGFENGNKGDGRMAMRGRGQNGEKMDDNLIMRIKQIPGVGEVTPAFTLSGAVQIKSKKTYSSLDAVDLKILPYMGLKVTPEEIAAAEKNGVFLKGSFITQQILGKQIEFDEKGHPTQPKLTPEEEEMYAHEMLVHSFDYSKIDNGRGNRRSRDSEAESDTPKLVFPETKFKIQKIFPKYDYDQTGYVSIKAGLQAFQEFARKNPANANKVKEFAYEYSEYKKNHSYTNLMVGVDKVDQVKLVLTKLKDMGLSVFNPINMFDEMRKVFMWVQLVLGGLGGISLLVATIGITNTTIMTIYERTKEIGIMKVIGANLKDIRNLFLFESGMIGFTGGFFGSVVALILSNLANFIMRDSGLFNFASATDETVQVVSYIPAWLVIAALVISTSVGLIAGYFPSRRAMKMSALESLRSE, from the coding sequence ATGCGTTTTAGCGATATCCTTAAGCAATGTTTTTTCAACATGTGGCGACGTAAGGTGCGAACAATTCTGGCCGTGCTGGGTGTGTTCATAGGCGTGTTTTCTATACTTGCCACGGTTTCCATCGGTTTGGCCATTACCTATACCCTCGACAATTCTATTGAAAACATCGATGGAATTCGGGTAATCAAGGTGTTTGGGTTTGAAAACGGTAACAAAGGCGATGGACGCATGGCGATGCGAGGTCGCGGTCAAAATGGCGAAAAGATGGATGACAATTTGATTATGCGCATCAAGCAGATCCCGGGCGTGGGTGAGGTTACACCGGCTTTCACTTTGAGCGGGGCCGTGCAAATTAAGAGTAAAAAGACCTATTCTTCATTGGATGCGGTAGATTTGAAAATTTTGCCCTACATGGGGCTGAAAGTTACGCCAGAAGAAATTGCCGCAGCCGAAAAAAACGGGGTCTTTCTCAAAGGGTCCTTTATTACGCAGCAAATATTAGGCAAGCAAATTGAATTTGACGAAAAAGGACATCCTACTCAGCCAAAACTCACGCCTGAAGAAGAGGAAATGTATGCTCATGAGATGCTTGTACATTCCTTTGACTATTCAAAAATTGATAATGGCCGCGGCAATCGTCGTAGCCGTGATTCTGAAGCTGAGAGTGATACACCAAAACTGGTTTTTCCGGAAACTAAGTTTAAAATTCAGAAGATCTTTCCTAAATATGATTATGATCAAACCGGATATGTAAGTATTAAAGCTGGTCTGCAAGCTTTTCAGGAATTTGCCCGCAAAAATCCGGCCAACGCAAATAAGGTTAAAGAGTTTGCATATGAATACAGTGAGTACAAAAAAAATCATAGCTACACAAACTTGATGGTCGGGGTTGATAAAGTGGATCAAGTGAAGCTCGTTTTGACTAAGCTAAAAGATATGGGCTTGTCGGTTTTCAATCCGATAAATATGTTTGACGAGATGCGTAAGGTTTTTATGTGGGTTCAACTAGTTTTGGGCGGACTCGGCGGCATTTCCCTTTTGGTGGCGACAATCGGCATCACTAATACGACCATCATGACGATTTATGAGCGTACCAAAGAAATAGGAATCATGAAAGTTATCGGCGCAAACCTAAAAGATATTCGCAATTTGTTTCTTTTTGAGTCCGGTATGATAGGTTTTACTGGCGGCTTTTTCGGTTCAGTGGTTGCGCTGATTTTATCTAATTTGGCCAACTTTATTATGCGCGATTCCGGTTTGTTTAACTTTGCCAGTGCCACGGATGAAACCGTCCAGGTTGTTTCCTACATCCCGGCTTGGTTGGTAATTGCTGCTTTGGTTATTTCTACTTCGGTAGGTTTGATTGCCGGGTATTTCCCATCGCGTCGTGCCATGAAAATGAGTGCTTTGGAAAGCCTGAGATCCGAATAA